From Pongo pygmaeus isolate AG05252 chromosome 22, NHGRI_mPonPyg2-v2.0_pri, whole genome shotgun sequence, one genomic window encodes:
- the NRIP1 gene encoding nuclear receptor-interacting protein 1 codes for MTHGEELGSDVHQDSIVLTYLEGLLMHQAAGGSGTAVDKKSAGHNEEDQNFNISGSAFPTCQSNGPVLNTHTYQGSGMLHLKKARLLQSSEDWNAAKRKRLSDSIVNLNVKKEALLAGMVDSVPKGKQDSTLLASLLQSFSSRLQTVALSQQIRQSLKEQGYALSHDSLKVEKDLRCYGVASSHLKTLLKKSKVKDQKPDTNLPDVTKNLIRDRFAESPHHVGQSATKVMSEPLSCAARLQAVASMVEKRASPATSPKPSVACSQLALLLSSEAHLQQYSREHALKTQNANQAASERLAAMARLQENGQKDVGSFQLPKGMSSHLNGQARTSSSKLMASKSSATAFQNPMGVIPSSPKNAGYKNSLERNNIKQAANNSLLLHLLKSQTIPKPMNGHSHSERGSIFEESSTPTTIDEYSDNNPSFTDDSSGDESSYSNCVPIDLSCKHRTEKSESDQPVSLDNFTQSLLNTWDPKVPDVDIKEDQDTSKNSKLNSHQKVTLLQLLLGHKNEENVEKNTSPQGVHNDVTKFNTQNYARTSVIESPSTNRTTPVSTPPLLTSSKAGSPINLSQHSLVIKWNSPPYACSTQSEKLTNTASNHSMDLTKSKDPPGEKPGQNEGAQNSATFSASKLLQNLAQCGMQSSMSVEEQRPSKQLLTGNTDKPIGMIDRLNSPLLSNKTNAVEENKAFSSQPTGPEPGLSGSEIENLLERRTVLQLLLGNPNKGKSEKKEKTPLRDESTQEHSERALSEQILMVKIKSEPCDDLQIPNTHVHLSHDAKSAPFLGMAPAVQRSAPALPVSEDFKSEPVSPQDFSFSKNGLLSRLLRQNQDSYLADDSDKSHRDNEMAFLESKNLCMVPKKRKLYTEPLENPFKKMKNNIVDAANNHSAPEVLYGSLLNQEELKFSRNDLEFKYPAGHGSASESEHRSWARESKSFNVLKQLLLSENCARDLSPHRSNSVADSKKKGHKNNVTNSKPEFSISSLNGLMYSSTQPSSCMDNRTFSYPGVVKTPVSPTFPEHLGCAGSRPESGLLNGCSMPSEKGPIKWVITDAEKNEYEKDSPRLTKTNPILYYMLQKGGNSVTSRETQDKDIWREPSSAESVSQVTVKEELLPTAETKASFFNLRSPYNSHMGNNASRPHSANGEVYGLLGNVLTIKKESE; via the coding sequence ATGACTCATGGAGAAGAGCTTGGCTCTGATGTGCACCAGGATTCTATTGTTTTAACTTACCTAGAAGGATTACTAATGCATCAGGCAGCAGGGGGATCAGGTACTGCCGTTGACAAAAAGTCTGCTGGGCATAATGAAGAGGATCAGAACTTTAACATTTCTGGCAGTGCATTTCCCACCTGTCAAAGTAATGGTCCAGTTCTCAATACACATACATATCAGGGATCTGGCATGCTGCACCTCAAAAAAGCCAGACTGTTGCAGTCTTCTGAGGACTGGAATGCAGCAAAGCGGAAGAGGCTGTCTGATTCTATCGTAAATTTAAACGTAAAGAAGGAAGCTTTGCTAGCTGGCATGGTTGACAGTGTGCCTAAAGGCAAACAGGATAGCACATTACTGGCCTCTTTGCTTCAGTCATTCAGCTCTAGGCTGCAGACTGTTGCTCTGTCACAACAAATTAGGCAGAGCCTCAAGGAGCAAGGATATGCTCTCAGTCATGATTCTTTAAAAGTGGAGAAGGATTTAAGGTGCTATGGTGTTGCATCAAGTCACTTAAAAACTTTGTTGAAGAAAAGTAAAGTTAAAGATCAAAAGCCTGATACGAATCTTCCTGATGTGACTAAAAACCTCATCAGAGATAGGTTTGCAGAGTCTCCTCATCATGTTGGACAAAGTGCAACAAAGGTCATGAGTGAACCATTGTCATGTGCTGCAAGATTGCAGGCTGTTGCAAGCATGGTGGAAAAAAGGGCTAGTCCTGCCACCTCACCTAAACCTAGTGTTGCTTGTAGCCAGTTAGCATTACTTCTGTCAAGCGAAGCCCATTTGCAGCAGTATTCTCGAGAACACGCTTTAAAAACGCAAAATGCAAATCAAGCAGCAAGTGAAAGACTTGCTGCTATGGCCAGATTGCAAGAAAATGGCCAGAAGGATGTTGGCAGTTTCCAGCTCCCAAAAGGAATGTCAAGCCATCTTAATGGTCAGGCAAGAACATCATCAAGCAAATTGATGGCTAGCAAAAGTAGTGCTACAGCGTTTCAAAATCCAATGGGTGTCATTCCTTCTTCCCCTAAAAATGCAGGTTATAAGAACTCACTGGaaagaaacaatataaaacaagCTGCTAACAATAGTTTGCTTTTACATCTTCTTAAAAGCCAGACTATACCTAAGCCAATGAATGGACACAGTCACAGTGAGAGAGGAAGCATTTTTGAGGAAAGTAGTACACCTACAACTATTGATGAATATTCAGATAACAACCCTAGTTTTACAGATGACAGCAGTGGTGATGAAAGTTCTTATTCCAACTGTGTTCCCATAGACTTGTCTTGCAAACACCGAACTGAAAAATCAGAATCTGACCAACCTGTTTCCCTGGATAACTTTACTCAATCCTTGCTAAACACTTGGGATCCAAAAGTCCCAGATGTAGATATCAAAGAAGATCAAGATACCTCAAAGAATTCTAAGCTAAACTCACACCAGAAAGTAACACTTCTTCAATTGCTACTTGGCcataagaatgaagaaaatgtagaaaaaaacacCAGCCCTCAGGGAGTACACAATGATGTGACCAAGTTCAATACACAAAATTATGCAAGGACTTCTGTGATAGAAAGCCCCAGTACAAATCGGACTACTCCAGTGAGCACTCCACCTTTACTTACATCAAGCAAAGCAGGGTCTCCCATCAATCTCTCTCAACACTCTCTAGTCATCAAATGGAATTCCCCACCATATGCCTGCAGTACTCAGTCTGAAAAGCTAACAAATACTGCATCTAACCACTCAATGGACCTTACAAAAAGCAAAGACCCACCAGGAGAGAAACCAGGCCAAAACGAAGGTGCACAAAACTCTGCAACTTTTAGTGCCAGTAAGCTGTTACAAAATTTAgcacaatgtggaatgcagtcttCCATGTCAGTGGAAGAGCAGAGACCCAGCAAACAGCTGTTAACTGGAAACACAGATAAACCGATAGGTATGATTGATAGATTAAATAGCCCTTTGCTCTCAAATAAAACGAATGCAGTcgaagaaaataaagcatttagTAGTCAACCAACAGGTCCTGAACCAGGGCTTTCTGGttctgaaatagaaaatctgCTTGAAAGACGTACTGTCCTCCAGTTGCTCCTGGGGAACCCCAACAAAGGGAAgagtgaaaagaaagagaaaactccCTTAAGAGATGAAAGTACTCAGGAACACTCAGAGAGAGCTTTAAGTGAACAAATATTGATGGTGAAAATAAAATCTGAGCCTTGTGATGACTTACAAATTCCTAACACACATGTGCACTTGAGCCATGATGCTAAGAGTGCCCCATTCTTGGGTATGGCTCCTGCTGTGCAAAGAAGCGCACCTGCCTTACCAGTGTCCGAAGACTTTAAATCGGAGCCTGTTTCACCTcaggatttttctttctccaagaaTGGTCTGTTAAGTCGATTGCTAAGACAAAATCAAGATAGTTACCTGGCAGATGATTCAGACAAGAGTCACAGAGATAATGAAATGGCATTTCTAGAATCAAAGAATCTTTGCATGGTCCCTAAGAAAAGGAAGCTTTATACTGAGCCATTAGAAAAtccatttaaaaagatgaaaaacaacatTGTTGATGCTGCAAACAATCACAGTGCCCCAGAAGTACTGTATGGGTCCTTGCTTAACCAGGAAGAGCTGAAATTTAGCAGAAATGATCTTGAATTTAAATATCCTGCTGGTCATGGCTCAGCCAGCGAAAGTGAACACAGGAGTTGGGCCAGAGAGAGCAAAAGCTTTAATGTTCTGAAACAGCTGCTTCTCTCGGAAAACTGTGCGCGAGATTTGTCCCCGCACAGAAGTAACTCTGTGGCTGACAGTAAAAAGAAAGGACACAAAAATAATGTGACCAACAGCAAACCTGAATTTagcatttcttctttaaatggacTGATGTACAGTTCCACTCAGCCCAGTAGTTGCATGGATAACAGGACATTTTCATACCCAGGCGTAGTAAAAACTCCTGTGAGTCCTACTTTCCCTGAGCACTTGGGCTGTGCAGGGTCTAGACCAGAATCTGGGCTTTTGAATGGGTGTTCCATGCCCAGTGAGAAAGGACCCATTAAGTGGGTTATCACTGATGCGGAGAAGAATGAGTATGAAAAAGACTCTCCAAGATTGACCAAAACCAACCCAATACTATATTATATGCTTCAGAAAGGAGGCAATTCTGTTACCAGTCGAGAAACACAAGACAAGGACATTTGGAGGGAGCCTTCATCTGCTGAAAGTGTCTCACAGGTCACAGTCAAAGAAGAGTTACTTCCTACTGCAGAAACGAAAGCTTCTTTCTTTAATTTAAGAAGCCCTTACAATAGCCATATGGGAAATAATGCTTCTCGCCCACACAGTGCAAATGGAGAAGTTTATGGACTTCTGGGAAACGTGCTAACGATAAAGAAAGAATCAGAATAA